A window of the Parabacteroides merdae ATCC 43184 genome harbors these coding sequences:
- a CDS encoding sugar transferase gives MSAFARNVKRIGDFILSLIALIIFSPLFLFCYIAIRREDGGSVIFKQERIGRFGRPFYIYKFRSMRLDAEKFGPQLSHTGGENDSRLTKTGRFIRAHHLDELPQLYNVLRGDMAFIGPRPERKFYIDQILEHDKRYTYLYQIRPGVTSYATLYNGYTDTMEKMLRRLEYDLYYLGHRSWWFDFKILLNTFCSIVLGKKF, from the coding sequence ATGTCCGCATTTGCGCGCAATGTAAAGCGTATCGGTGATTTTATCCTGTCATTGATTGCATTGATCATTTTTTCTCCGCTATTCCTGTTTTGCTACATTGCCATTCGCAGGGAAGATGGAGGAAGTGTCATCTTCAAGCAAGAACGTATCGGCAGATTCGGGCGCCCGTTCTACATATACAAATTCCGCTCCATGCGTCTGGATGCCGAGAAGTTCGGACCGCAGCTTAGTCATACCGGGGGTGAAAATGATTCCCGATTGACTAAGACCGGTCGTTTCATCCGGGCGCACCATTTGGATGAATTACCCCAACTCTACAATGTTCTGCGTGGCGATATGGCATTCATCGGTCCACGTCCGGAGCGTAAGTTTTATATCGACCAGATACTTGAACACGACAAGCGATATACTTATCTTTACCAAATCCGTCCGGGCGTAACATCATATGCCACACTATATAACGGCTATACGGATACGATGGAGAAGATGCTCCGACGTTTGGAATATGACCTTTATTATTTAGGACATCGCTCATGGTGGTTCGACTTTAAAATTCTGTTGAACACATTCTGTTCAATTGTACTCGGAAAGAAATTTTAA
- a CDS encoding tyrosine-protein phosphatase, whose protein sequence is MWPFRKTITFARSGILKGMTDCHSHLLPGVDDGVGTLDESLRILDMMEKHGVRKVWLTPHIMEDIPNETVTLQEKFQELKRSYNGTLELALAAEYMMDNLFEERLEKDDLLPLEEGKRYLLVETSYFNPPMELLSVLQRIQKKGYYPLLAHSERYEYMQKRDYQALKEEHVSFQLNLPSLAGMYGKHVQEKAEALLKAGMYDRTGCDIHAIGCYKTLVASAVKSEVIGTLQKQSDQ, encoded by the coding sequence ATGTGGCCCTTTCGTAAGACAATAACCTTCGCCCGGAGCGGTATCCTGAAAGGAATGACCGACTGTCACAGCCATCTCCTTCCGGGAGTGGATGACGGAGTGGGAACATTGGATGAATCACTCCGAATTCTAGATATGATGGAAAAGCATGGAGTCAGAAAGGTATGGCTCACGCCGCACATCATGGAGGACATCCCTAATGAAACTGTGACCTTGCAGGAAAAGTTCCAAGAATTGAAACGGAGTTATAACGGCACACTGGAACTTGCCTTGGCTGCGGAATACATGATGGACAATCTCTTTGAGGAACGGCTGGAAAAAGATGACCTGCTGCCCCTAGAGGAGGGGAAACGTTACCTGTTGGTGGAAACCTCCTATTTCAATCCACCAATGGAACTGCTCTCTGTCCTGCAACGCATCCAAAAGAAAGGTTATTACCCGTTGCTTGCACATTCGGAACGGTATGAATATATGCAGAAGAGGGATTATCAGGCCTTGAAGGAAGAGCATGTCTCCTTCCAACTCAATTTGCCCTCGTTGGCCGGAATGTACGGAAAACATGTACAGGAAAAGGCCGAAGCCCTGCTGAAAGCCGGAATGTACGACCGTACCGGTTGTGACATCCATGCCATAGGCTGTTACAAGACATTGGTCGCTTCGGCAGTAAAATCGGAAGTCATTGGAACCTTACAGAAACAAAGTGATCAATGA
- a CDS encoding GumC family protein, giving the protein MTEKKTTASKPADDFIRIQDLWGIFMPRWHWFALSLFVTLATAALYLLGTPNIYTRTAAILVKDDSKGGTSTNVVSEFSDLGIFKSNTNINNELLTLKSPTLMTEVVQRLGLNETYTVRKGLKDVELYKSSPLAVTYRHLDETPVGFTIDISSKETFVISDMEVNGKAFGEDFSGKMGDSIRTEIGTLVINFTKYWNDSFVGTSIRYRKGNVCAVTDYYTAALHAELGNEDATIINLSINDASIQKAEDILNTLIEMYNEKWIQDKNQIAVSTSQFIGDRLSVIENELGNVDENIAGYKSEHLLPDVQAASSLYLSQSAENKKELLALNSQLSTAQYIRKELNNKKLSQLLPTNSGIANVNIESQIGEYNTIVLERNRLIANSSEKNPLAKDMANSLQSMQRTIIQSVDNLIVSLNTQIRNIRQQEATTTSQLASNPNQAKYLLSVERQQKVKEELYLYLLQKREENELSQAFTAYNTRVITAPRGSMLPTAPRKMNILLVAFAIGLLVPAVIIFMKENMNTKVRGRKDLENLSIPFIGEIPQYLSAKKKLGFDKHTQSVMKAIVVKEGNRNIINEAFRVLRSNIDFMAGKDSGQNVFMLTSFNPGSGKSFLAMNIAMSFAIKKKRILVIDGDLRHGSTSSYVDSPKTGLSDYLGNRVSDWKEIIVKDEKYDNLHIIPIGTVPPNPTELLEDGKLATLIEVLRSEYDYIFIDCPPIDIVADAQIIEKLADRTVFVVRSGLLDRSMLPELENIYQEKRFKNLSVILNGTESAGGRYGYRYGYRNGYSSYYGNKGKMGGVNGWSSSD; this is encoded by the coding sequence ATGACAGAAAAGAAAACAACCGCCAGCAAGCCTGCTGACGACTTCATACGCATACAAGACCTGTGGGGGATTTTCATGCCCCGGTGGCACTGGTTTGCCCTCTCCCTGTTCGTAACCCTGGCGACAGCCGCCTTGTACCTGCTGGGCACCCCGAACATTTACACCCGTACCGCTGCCATTTTGGTGAAAGATGATTCCAAGGGAGGAACATCCACCAATGTGGTCAGTGAATTTTCTGACTTGGGTATCTTCAAGTCGAATACCAATATCAACAATGAGTTGCTCACCCTGAAATCGCCCACGCTGATGACCGAGGTGGTACAGCGGTTGGGATTAAACGAGACCTATACTGTCCGCAAAGGACTGAAAGATGTGGAATTATACAAAAGTTCGCCTTTAGCAGTCACCTATCGCCACTTGGATGAAACTCCTGTCGGTTTTACAATAGATATTTCATCCAAAGAAACGTTTGTCATATCCGACATGGAAGTAAACGGGAAAGCGTTTGGGGAAGATTTCTCCGGAAAGATGGGCGATTCCATCCGTACTGAAATAGGCACACTTGTCATCAATTTCACAAAATATTGGAACGATTCATTCGTGGGCACTTCCATACGTTATAGAAAAGGTAATGTGTGTGCCGTCACCGATTATTATACAGCCGCTTTGCATGCGGAATTGGGAAACGAGGATGCCACCATTATCAATCTGAGTATCAACGATGCCTCCATTCAGAAGGCTGAAGACATTCTGAACACCCTGATTGAAATGTACAACGAGAAATGGATTCAGGACAAGAACCAGATCGCCGTCAGTACTTCGCAGTTCATCGGTGACCGTCTGAGCGTGATCGAAAACGAGCTGGGCAATGTAGATGAGAACATCGCCGGTTACAAGAGTGAGCACCTGCTGCCGGATGTGCAGGCGGCATCCAGCCTCTACCTGTCCCAGTCCGCCGAGAACAAGAAGGAGTTGCTGGCACTCAACAGCCAGCTTTCCACCGCACAGTATATCCGGAAAGAGTTGAACAACAAGAAACTCAGCCAGCTGTTACCCACCAACTCCGGTATCGCTAATGTCAATATCGAGAGCCAGATCGGTGAATATAACACGATCGTGCTCGAACGTAACCGCCTGATCGCCAACAGTAGCGAGAAGAACCCTCTGGCAAAAGACATGGCTAACTCACTGCAAAGCATGCAGCGTACCATCATTCAGTCGGTGGACAACCTGATTGTTTCGCTCAATACCCAAATACGCAACATCCGCCAACAGGAAGCCACGACCACCAGCCAACTGGCTTCCAACCCGAACCAGGCGAAATATCTGCTTTCTGTGGAACGCCAGCAGAAGGTGAAGGAGGAACTGTATCTTTATCTGCTCCAGAAACGTGAGGAGAACGAGCTTTCACAGGCTTTCACCGCCTACAATACACGTGTGATTACCGCTCCGAGAGGCAGCATGCTTCCCACAGCCCCCCGAAAGATGAATATCCTTTTGGTGGCATTCGCCATCGGTCTGCTTGTTCCGGCGGTGATTATTTTCATGAAGGAAAACATGAATACCAAGGTGCGCGGGCGAAAGGATCTGGAAAACCTAAGCATTCCGTTCATCGGTGAGATCCCCCAATATCTCAGTGCTAAGAAGAAATTGGGATTCGATAAACACACACAGTCTGTCATGAAAGCCATCGTGGTGAAGGAAGGCAACCGTAACATTATCAATGAAGCGTTCCGCGTGTTACGTTCCAATATTGACTTTATGGCAGGCAAGGACAGCGGTCAGAACGTGTTCATGCTTACCTCGTTTAATCCTGGCAGCGGCAAGTCGTTCCTTGCCATGAACATTGCCATGAGCTTTGCCATCAAGAAAAAGAGAATATTGGTGATAGACGGTGACCTGCGTCACGGCTCCACCTCCTCCTACGTGGATTCCCCGAAGACTGGTTTAAGTGATTATCTGGGCAACCGTGTCAGTGACTGGAAGGAGATTATCGTGAAGGATGAAAAATACGACAACCTGCATATCATTCCTATCGGTACTGTTCCCCCAAACCCGACGGAACTGTTGGAGGACGGCAAACTGGCCACTTTGATAGAGGTGCTTCGCAGCGAGTATGACTATATCTTTATTGACTGTCCGCCTATCGATATCGTGGCCGATGCGCAGATCATCGAGAAACTGGCTGACCGCACCGTCTTTGTAGTCCGCAGCGGTTTATTGGACCGTAGCATGCTGCCCGAACTAGAAAATATTTACCAGGAGAAACGTTTCAAGAACCTCAGCGTGATACTGAACGGTACAGAAAGTGCCGGAGGCCGCTATGGCTATAGATATGGCTATCGCAACGGCTACTCTTCCTATTATGGAAATAAAGGAAAAATGGGGGGGGTAAATGGATGGTCATCAAGTGATTGA